The nucleotide sequence AATCACCAGACTGATTGGAGCGTGGAGTAATGTCGCGATATTAATAGCAATTGGAGTGGTCACTGCCCGAGTCGCAAAGGCCATGATATCATCCGATGCCATATGCAGCAGATAAGCTAGTCCCATTGGTAAAGCCACGGCACTGATACTGGCGAAGACCAGAATGCCGGTCACTGCTTTTAATGGCAGATCGTCATAGCGCATCGCGGCGAGAGGAATGGCCAATGCTACAGTGACATATCCTAACAGGCGGTTAAATAGCGGATTGGTTTGTTCCATATACGCTTCATAAGGCACGCCGAGTACAAATAGGATCAGCAGAATAAAGATCATGCCGAAGACAATCACTGGAATTTTCGGAACCACGCGGTTACAGGGCTTGGCTGCCAGATAAGCCACCAGTGTAATCAGGAAACCATAAAGAATAGATAGCATTGTGATCTCCTATAACCAGCGCTTGGCAATTTTGGCATAGACCCAGAGTGGAATCAGGGTGCTGACGAATAAAACAACCAGAAAGGCTGGGATTTTATGGCCCATGTGTACCAGCATCATCAGTGAACCCGCACTAACTGGTAGAAAGGCAAAGGCACTTTCTTTCATGATTTTGTTATTGGTATCTACTAGGCGAGCAGGAATCTTGCGCCAGCGTCGCCAAGCAAAGAGCACGATCAGTAGGCTGATTAGTCCGGTGAGGTTGCCAAGTTCAGGATGACCAAGTTCGGTCATGATCAAGACTGCTGCTTCCCGAAAGACAATAATGAGCAGTATCGTGCCGATCCATGCTGGCCAATCGATGTGTTTTATCCAGTTCATTTTTAGGGTCTATAAAATTTGATTTATCAAGTTTTAGTCGATCTTACCTGGTATTTCAAACTCTTCAAGTGGCCGCTGAAACTGAACTGCCTGGTCACCAAGAATATCTTCTAGCGATAAATGGGCTTGCCGGATGATCTGTTCCAGTTTTTGTGGTGCGATCCTGACCTGTAAATGCAGCTGACCATCTTCGTCATAATGCTCGGATTGAATCACGTTCAGGTCATACAACTGGTTACGCAATTTGCCATGCGCATGCTGCAATTTCAGATCGAACTGCTGGATTTGTCCCATCAAGGCTTCATGCACCGCTTTACGCAGCAGTTCAATGCCTTCTCCTGTATGGGCTGAGACATACACACGCTCTGGCTGGTTCGGTTTGCTATAAATAATTTTGGCATCTTCACCGCTACGGTCGATCTTGTTATAGACGCGCAGCACCGGTACATCAGCACCAATTTCTTTAAGGACGGTTTCCACTGCTTCAATCTGTTCCAGAATTTCAGGACTGCTGGAATCAATGACATGGAGAAGCAAAGTCGCTTCCAGCGTTTCTTCTAGAGTCGCTTTAAAAGATTCGACTAAAGAATGAGACAGATTGCGTACAAAACCAACAGTATCGGCGATGACAACGGTGCCAATACCTTCCCATTCTAAACGCCGCAGGGTGGGGTCTAGGGTTGCGAAGAGCTGATCCGCGGCATAGACATCGCTTTTAGCGAGAATATTAAACAGGGTGGATTTACCGGCATTGGTATAGCCGACCAGAGAAATGGTGGGTACAGCAGCTTTTTGACGAGCGACACGGCCCTGCATCCGGGTTTGGCGGACTTTCTCCAGTTTGGCTTTCAGTTGGCCCATGCGGACACGCAGCAAACGACGGTCGGTTTCCAGCAAAGTTTCACCTGGACCACGCAGACCGATACCACCTTTCTGGCTATCCAGATTGCCACGGCTGCGGATCAGGCGCGAAGCCATGTGCTGTAACTGTGCCAATTCGACCTGCAGTTTCCCTTCATAGGTACGCGCTCGCTGGGCAAAGATATCCAGAATCAGCTCGGTACGATCCACGACACGGCATTTTACGACCTTTTCAAGGTTACGGGCCTGGGCCGGAGTCAGGCTATGATCGAAAATCACCAGATCGGCTTCAAGGGCTTCCACCTGTTCGGCAATTTCTTCCGCCTTGCCAGAACCGATAAAGAATTTAGGATCAGGTTTCAGGCGTTGGACATGCAGATGCTCAAGGATTTCCGCGCCAGCTGAACTGGCCAGCAGGTGAAATTCTTCGGCATCCAGATCTTCCAGCATCTGTACGCTTACACTGACCAGAATAACGCGATCTGGGGTACGACGCTGTTGTATAATTTCCACTCAGTCCAGACTCCACTTGAAAACTTCATTTTAGTGGAAAAAGCTAGGGACAGATAGCGCAGCTGTGTGAGTTTTGGTTAGAGTGCGGCAATGAAAAGTTGAGCCAGAATCACAAATACAGCCGCATAAAGGGCGCTGGCTGCTGCGATATAAGTTAATGCTTGCATGGGTTGAATGGCAGGAGAGGTGGTTTGCTGATCTTCTTGCATGAAATAACCTTCCATTGGGTGGTTCAATTAAAATAATAATTAATCGAGGTTAGACTTAAAAATGACAATTTTTGATCTGTCTGAACGGTTTTTATAATCAATGCAAGTTCAGAATGAACAGTATAGAATGGTAAAGATACGTGAAAATGATGACCTGAATCGGCCCGAAAAATAGTGATCCTTGTATGCATCCGACTATAGAAAATCAAACACCTGAACTTCGTGGATTAGCCAAGTTTTTGCTTTATTTTAGAAAAATTGCAGCTTCTGTGGCCGCGGTGAGTGAAGGGTTCTATCTGGTCTATCGCTATGGTCTGTACAAGAATCCCAATAACCCGACTAATACCCGTTATGTGCAGTATTTCTGTCGCAAGCTGTGCAAGGTATTCAATATCGAAATACAGGCGCATGGCACGATTCCGCGTGAACCTGCGCTTTGGGTCAGTAACCATATTTCCTGGCTAGATATTGCGGTGCTGGGTTCAGCGGCACGGGTGTTTTTCCTGGCTAAAGCAGAAATTGAACAATGGCCAGTGTTGGGCAAACTGGCCAAAAGTGGCGGTACGCTGTTTATCAAACGTGGCTCAGGGGATTCCATCAAAATCCGCGATCAGATTACCGAGTTCCTGAAACAGGATATTCCGGTGCTGTTCTTCCCGGAAGCGACCACATCGAATGGCCGGAGGATCAAGAAAGTCCATGGCCGGATTCTCGGGGCTGCGATTGAAGCACAACGTCCGGTACAGATCTGCCTGATCTGCTATGTAAACCAGCAGGGTGAACTGGATATGGTAGCGCCGTATGTCGATAACATCAGCTTCGCTGCACATGTACGCCGGGTGCTGGAAATGCCAAAAGTCACAGCGCATTTGATGGCTCTACCGGAGATTTCGACAGAAGGGCATACCGTGGACAGCTTAACCCATCTGGTACAACAGAAGATGCAGGAAGGTTTAAAGACTTTACAGAACAGGGTGCTGAAAACACCGCTTGAAGATGCAGAATCAGTCGTTTCAGTGCCTGTTCAGGAAACCTCTTCCTGAAAATAAAAAAGAGCGCAAATGGCGCTCTTTTTTTATTTTGCAATCGTCTAAATTTCTTAACCTGTGTGATCCAGACGTGAACCCAGGGTTTCCAGATGCATAGGGAAAGTATTGGTTTTACGGTCTTCAAAATAATGTCTTAAGGTGCGTTCTACACTTGGGAAAGCCAGATCGGCCCAAGGAATTTCGGCTTCTGAGAACAGGCGCGATTCGATGGTTTCTTCACCGGCACCGAACTTTCCTTCAATCAGCTGGGTTTTAAACAGTACATAAATTTGCCCGATACGCGGAATGTTGTACATGCAGTACAGCTGTTCGATTTCCACTTCCGCTTCAGCTTCTTCGCGGGTTTCACGCGCTGCGCCTTGTTCCATGGTCTCAAACAGTTCCATATAACCGGCTGGCAGGGTCCATAAACCATAACGCGGTTCAATGGCACGACGACACAGCAGAACCTTGTCTTCCCAGAGCACTAAAGCGCCACAAATCACTTTTGGATTCACATAATGAATAAACCCACAGGACGTACAGACATTACGGATTTTTTGATCACCTAAAGGTACTTTTTCAGTTGTCTCATGTCCACAAGCTGTACAGAAGTTCATATTCATCATCAATGATAAAAAGTAGACTCAGGATAACTGAAAAATCCAATTTTGGCATCAATTCTATCCTCCAGATTTTAAAAATCGGCTATGATGAAAGCATAAGGATAATGAGGAAGAACTGGATGGATGATCGTGATTTAACCCACCACTTACAGCAGCGTTTACGCTTTTCCCGGCGCATTCAGCCAGCCGATGCTGCGGTGTTAATTGCGATTACCAATGAGACTGATCCTAAGGTTTTACTCACTCGCCGTTCGGCTTATATGACCAATCATGCCGGTGAAGTGTCTTTCCCGGGTGGCAAGCGTGATCCGCAGGATACCAGTAATATCGTGGTTGCATTACGTGAAGCTTATGAAGAAACGGCACTGAATCCTTTTGATGTGCATCTGATTGGCGATCTGCCGATGCAAAAGGCCCGCAGCGGTCTGTTGGTCAAACCGGTGGTTGGTCTGATTCCTCCAAAAGTGGAGCTGACCCCACAGCCAACCGAGATTGACCGGATTTTCTTTGCCTCACTGCGGAATTTACTCGAAGCCAAACCAACGCCGTATGAAGTGCGTTTCGCGCATCAGTCTCTCTATTTCCCCAGCATGCGCGTGGAAAATGAAATCGTCTGGGGGTTGACTGCACGTATGCTGATTTCATTATTTCAATACGGGTTGGACTATAAAAAAGAATGGCCATTCCTGCTCAATTCACCCGCCTTTAAACGCTCAAAATTCTTTAAGGACTAAAAAGGAATTTGCCATGTTGTACAAATTTCAGGGACATTCTCCAAAAGCACTACATCAGCCTTGGGATGGCTGGGTTGCACCGACTGCGACGGTGATTGGTCAGGTAGAAATGGGCAAACAGGTCAGTGTCTGGTTCGGTGCCGTGGTTCGTGGTGATAACTGCAAAATTCATATCGGAGACTACAGCAACGTACAGGAAAACGCTGTGCTGCATACCGATGCCGGGATTGAAATGCATATCGGCAATTATGTGACCATTGGTCATCAGGCCATGCTGCATGGCTGTACCATTGGCGATAACTCACTGATCGGGATTCAGGCGGTGATTTTGAACAATGTGGTGATTGGCAAGAATTGTATTATTGGTGCCAATGCGCTGATTCCGGAAGGAAAAGTCATTCCAGATAATTCCGTAGTGATGGGTTCACCAGGTAAAGTGGTGAAAACCATTGATGAAACAACGGTAGAAAAATTGAAAATGAGTGCATTGCATTACGCGAATCACTTCCAGAAATTCCAGCAATTGGAACCAGTCGAGCTTTAAGCTTTTCCTGTTCTCAAGTTGCTCCACCTGGCTACGGCCAGGTTTTTTGTATCTGTTGGTCGAAAATCTCGCGTCAGCCCAGGGAGTGGAGTATGATATTCGACATTTTTTACATTCTCTGAATTTAAGGTTGTGCATGAAAGTGCTGGCACTGGAAACTGCCAATGAGCAGTGTTCCGTTTCTGTGATTGATGACACTCAAGAATTATTTTTCCAACTTGATGCGCGCGCAAAGGCACAAACGCAAACGATTCTCCCAATGATTGAACAGGCCCTGCAACAGCTGGGTCTGGCGATTTCTGATCTGACTGCGATTGCATTTAGCCGTGGCCCAGGTTCCTTTAGTGGCGTACGGATTAATGCTGCGGTGACGCAGGCTCTGGCCTGGTCAAATGACCTGCCTGTGGTTCCAGTATCCACTTTACAGGCACTGGCTCAGGCGGCATACCGTTTGCATGGACTGACTGAAGTCACCGCGGTGCTGGATGCCCGTATGAATGAGGTTTATATCGCCAGCTACAAGCTGGACGAGCAGGGCATCATGCAGCCAGTCGATGAAGAACAGTTACTCAGCTATGAACAGGGCAGTGCAGCCGTAAAATTTACGGCAGTGGGTTCAGGTGCTCATCTGGTACAGGCAGATGTGCCAGAGTATCAAGATGTAACAGCTACTGCTCAGGACATTGCAAGCATTGCCCGTGTGGCAGCGGCAGCCAAAAACTGGGTCAGTGCCGAATTGGCATTGCCTGTATATTTACGTGACAATGCGTGGAAAAAAATTCCAGAACAAGGCAAAGCATAATTAATCAGGATTAAGCATGGATCTATTACTGCTGCTGAAAGCGGCAATCATGGGGATTGTTGAGGGTATTACTGAGTTCTTACCCATTTCCAGTACCGGGCATCTAATTCTGGCATCAGAACTGATGGACTTCTGGACCAAGGAAAAGAGTGACGTTTTTGTGATTGCCATTCAGATGGGCGCAATTGCAGCTGTGATTTATGAATACTGGGCACGCCTCTGGGGTGCTGCTACGGGTATTGTGAGTGGTGAACCTCAAGGACGCCGTCTGGGCATTGGCTTGATTCTGGCTTCGATTCCCATCGTGCTGGTCGGCCTGACGTTTGGTCAGACCGTAAAAGAACTGCTGTTCAACAATATCGCGATTGCGCTGGGTCTGATTATCGGTGGTCTGATCATCATCTGGATTGAAAAGCATCCGCCAAAGATCCGGGCGAAGGAAGTGGAAGACCTGACCGTAAAAGATGCGGTCTGGATTGGCCTGATTCAGGTATTGTCTTTAATTCCCGGAACTTCACGTTCTGGTGCGACCATTATCGGTGCCATGTTCCTGGGCGTTTCCCGTAAAGCTGCAACGGAATTTTCCTTCTTCCTCGGTATTCCGGTGATTGTCGGTGCAGGGCTGTTAGATCTGTATCAAAGTTTTGACGTGTTCAGTGGGACACAGGATTTTGTCGTACTGACTGTAGGACTCTTAGTCTCTTTTATTTCAGCATTGTTACTGATCCGTGCGTTGGTTGCTTATGTCGCGAAACGTGACTTTATGATTTTTGCCTGGTATCGCATTTTCTCAGGTTTGCTGATTCTGTTATTTGCATTTACAGGCTGGAAATTATGGTAAGCGAAATTCGCTTATATACCGAAGCTGAACAGATCGGGAAAGCACAGCACTTTGCGGCTGTGCTTTCTTCTCGTGGTGTACAGGTTCAGATTGAAACCGTAGAAAAGCTGAATGCGCGTTTCTTCCGTCTGAATCCTGAACTGGCACTCTGTGTCGATGCGGATGGCCTATGGTTATGTGCCAATGGCATGAAAATGCAGCCGGACTGGAAAGCTGAAGTCGGGCGTTTAAAACGTGCATCCTTAAAATCGGAAATGATTGCACGTGCCTGTAACCTGGGTGAAAAGCCAAATCTGATTGATGCTACTGCAGGACTTGGACATGACAGCCTGTTAATGGCACACTTTGGCGCCAATGTCACTTTAGTCGAGCGTCATCCGATTTTATTTACCTTGTTGGAAGATACCCATCTTCGTAGCCAGAGTGATGCTTTCTTAAATCCAGTGGTGAATCGAATCCAGCTGGTGTTTTCTGATTCTGCAGATTATTTAAAACTTCAGGCCGAGCAAAATGCTGTGGTCGATGTTGTGTATTTAGACCCGATGTTCCCGCAGCGTGACCAGAACCAGCAGGCACCAAAAAAGCAGGCGCAGGTAAAAAAACAGATGCAGCTGTTACACATGCTCCTGCCTGAAGATGGTGAAATGGATCTGGGTGATAACCTGTTAGAATTGGCACAGAAAATTGGTAAACGGGTGGTAGTGAAACGCCCTCGATTAGCCATTTTTCTGGCCGGAAAACAGCCTGATCATCAGTGGCAAGGAGACGCTTGTCGCTTTGATGCCTATTTTCAACATGAACTTGTCGCAGATTAAGATAATTGCTTCAAAATTATCCAATGATTTGTTATATAGTTAAAAAATAGCATTGATAAAACTCTGATCAAGCTTAAACTTATTTTGCGAATTAGCGAGCCACCTCATCTCCCCGAAACCTTATGATCGACTTCAAACCTTCCATTAATTTTTGGCACGATTTCAAGAGCAATCAAATTGCCGGAATGTGGTTGTTTCTGGGGTCGAGGCGTTCCCTGCAAATGGTACGTCCCTCCATTCTGCAGCTGGTGTTCTGGGGGATTCTTGGCGGTTGTGCCAACAGTTTATTCAGCTGGCTCAGTTCCGGTCGGATTGGTGAATTTAACTCGCAGGGCCTGATCAGTTATGCACTGTGGCCGTTTATCGCCCTGATTGTGGGGATCTTTTTATCCCAGCGGGTGAATAATCCGCGTCTGATGCTGGTGCCGGCTTTGCTCTGGCTGGTATTAGATACACATATCATGCTGTTCCAGTGCCTGATCCAGTATCTGGGTGATCTGGACTATCTGCCCTATATTCTGTACGACTATATTCCAACACTGTTTATCATCCTGTTCGTGTGGCAGAGTCTGGCTGTGGTCTGGGTATTTTCCCGTGAACTGAAATGGCCATGGTGGGAACGTGCGTTGATCATGCTGGCAACGCTGTTTACGCTTGTGGTGTGGCAAATGTCGGTCAAGGACCAGCCGATCTGGAAAGTCGATGAACAGCCGCCAAGCTTTGCCGAAGATGCGTTCTATGCCCAGCCAAACTTACTGAACAAGGCACTGGAGAATATCGAGTTTGGTGAATTTGCCCAAACGCATTGGTATTTCATGGGTGTCGCGGGGGCGAGCTATCAGGATGTATTCCAGTCAGAAATTCAACGCATTAAAGAACAATTTGATACTCGCTTTGGGACTTATGGCCGTTCCATTGCCTTGGTCAATCATCCGGCGACGCGTCTGGAAATGCCGATTGCATCCCGAACCAGCATGGAAATGGCACTACGCCGTATTGGTCAGCAGATGAACCGGGAAAGCGATGTACTGTTCCTGTATATGACTTCGCATGGCTTGCCGAACGAATTTGAAATGGAAAATGCACCGCTGGATCTGGCACAGGTTGATCCGAAATGGTTGCGAGATACTTTGGATGCTTCTGGTATTCGCTGGCGGGTGATTGTGATTTCTTCCTGTTATTCAGGGAGCTTTGTATCCGCATTACAAAATGAAAATACTTTAGTCATTACTGCTTCTGCAGCGGACCGTCAGTCTTTTGGTTGCTCGAATGAAGCAGATTATACCTACTTTGGCCGAGCTTTCTTTGATGAGGCGATGCGTGAACAAAGTACGCTGAAAGATGCCTTTGCTCAGGCCAAAGAAACTGTGGCGAAATGGGAAAGTGCCCAAGGCTTTGAACCTTCCGAACCACAGTGGGTGATTGGTAAAAATATGGAATTGATGCTGCCGCAACTGGAGCAGCGTCTGTTCCCTCCAGCAACTACAGTTGCTCAGTCTGCCGTACCGGCTGCTCCCTAGAATGATGCACACTGTAAAACTTTAGAAAAAAGGAATCATGATGGAACTGGTACAGAATAATAGAAGTTTTGAGGGTGAGCAGCGGATTTACCGCTTTGACTCCAAGGTGCTGAAAACAACAACCCGTTTTGGCATCTATTTGCCGCCACAGGCTTTGGTAGGACAGAGCTGTCCTGCGCTGTTTTATCTGGCGGGGCTGACCTGTACTGAAGAAACTTTCGCAATTAAGGCACATGCACAGCGTTTGGCATCACAACTTGGATTAATCCTGATTACCCCGGACACTTCACCACGTGGTGAAGGTGTTGCGGAAGGCGACAACTGGGATATCGGTCAGGGTGCTGGTTTCTATATTAATGCCACACAAGCACCATGGGCAGAGCATTTCCAAATGGAAAGCTTTATCATGGACGAGCTGTATCCACTGGTGAATGAAGAGTTTGAAATCCAGCCGGGCAAGATCAGTATTTTCGGCCATTCCATGGGTGGTCATGGTGCCTTAACGCTAGCTTTTAAATATCCAGAGAAATTTGTCTCAGTTTCTGCCTTTGCACCGATCTGTGCGCCAAGCCAGTGTCCATGGGGTGAAAAGGCTTTTAGTCATTACTTAGGTGAAGACCGTACCGAATGGGCCAAGCATGATGCCACTGAGCTGGTTAAAGCCAAAGGTGCACTCTATTCAGATATCCTGATTGATCAGGGCTTTAATGACCAGTTCTATAGCCAGCTGAATCCAGCTTTATTCCAGCAGGTTTGTGATGAAGCAGGACAGAAGCTGACCCTACGCGAACATCAGGGCTATGATCATGGCTACTACTTTATTCAAAGCTTTGTTGATGATCATTTGCAGTTCCATGCGGTGCAGTTGGAAAACTGAATTTAAAATTCCATTTAAAAGCCACTTTTCAGTGGCTTTTATTTTATCTCGCTTAAATTTATTTCCGGATTTTAATGGTTTTAGAAATTATCAGGTATTGGTTAAACCATATTGAACAGGCGCAGCAGGGACAATTTGTTATAATGCTGTATTCATCCCATATTCAGCCAGGTTCTTTCATGTCCAAGCCATATTTAATTGCCCCTTCTATTTTATCTGCTGACTTCGCCCGCCTTGGTGAGGAAGTTGAAAATGTACTGGCAGCAGGTGCTGACGTTGTCCATTTTGACGTGATGGATAACCACTATGTACCAAACCTGACCTTTGGTGCAGGGGTATGTAAGGCACTGAAAAAATATGGCATCAAGGCACCGATTGATGTGCATCTGATGGTAAAACCGGTCGATCGCATGATTGGTGACTTCCTTGAAGCAGGTGCTGACATCATTACTTTCCACCCAGAAGCATCGGATCATATCGACCGTTCTTTGCAGCTGATCAAATCTGGTGGTGCACAGGCAGGTCTGGTATTCAACCCGGCAACACCGCTGCATTATCTGGACTATGTGCTGGATAAAGTCGACCAAGTCCTGCTGATGAGTGTGAACCCAGGCTTTGGTGGCCAGAAATTTATTCCAATGACTTTGGATAAATTACGTCAGGCACGCAAGATCATTGATGCTTCAGGCCGTGACATCCGTCTGGAAGTGGATGGTGGTGTAGGACCAGCCAATATTCGTGAAATTGCTGAGGCGGGTGCGGACATGTTTGTGGCTGGTTCAGCGATCTTCGGCAAGCCGGATTATAAAGCTGTAATTGATGAAATGCGTTCCGAACTGGCAAAAGTAGGCCAGGTAACTATCTGATCGGAATTTTATGTTATTCACAGTGAGTTGTGGATAACTTTATGGATAAGTATATGGATATCTATGTGGGTAACCCTATGGATATCCAGCATAAAATGTAATCAATTGTAGCTAGTATGTTCAAGCATTAGACGAAATATGTATAAAAAGAACTCAATTTTGGTTCTTTTTTCTACTTTGAAAGCCTTGTGGTATCTGGTGTTTTATTCGCCATTGCTTACAAATCAAACATCACAAAAAGTGATCAACTTATCGTAAATTTGTGTTTCATCGTGTAACTTCTCCGAAAACCTTTAAATTTAATTCATGTGCATAACTTAATTATTTGATGTGGATAAACTTCTTGTTTTGGAGCAGTGCTGGGCACTTTGTTGTCATTTTTAAAGTTGCTGAGAACGTGGTTTAGTTCTGCTGTGTTTTGCCTAAATTAGCGGCTTTTTGTCGGGGTGTCTTGGGCGCTTTAGTTAAGCTGGGTTAAGTTTGCAGCTCGCAGCGTCATCTTTTGTAAATTCAGCTGTATTTTTGCAAGCAGTTTTATACAATCAATCATTTTTGAGGAGGAACGACCCCCCTTGATGCAAATAATTGACTTTGCTTAGGAAAAATCGTCAGGACGGCCTGACTTCTGAAATGATGGAGGAGGGCATATGGCCTGGATTTTGTTGATATTGGCCGGTCTGTTTGAAGTGGTATGGGCTTATGCGATGAAGCTATCGGAAGGTTTCACTCGCTTAACCCCAAGTATAATTACCATTCTTTTCATGTTTCTCAGTTTTGCACTGTTGGCTTACGCCATGCGTACATTACCATTGGGAACTGCTTACACGATCTGGACCGGGATTGGTGCAGTGGGTTCTTTTCTGGTCGGTGTATTGATTCTGGGCGAACCTGCCAGTGCCATGCGGATGCTCGCCGCTGTGCTGATTATTTCCGGACTGGTATTAATGAAACTGTCCAGCTCTTAAGTTATCTGCTTTGCACCTCATAAAAATGTTTCAGCATTTATTTCTATAAGCAACTGGATACTGGCTGCGTTAAAATATTTCTACATACAGCTGGCGAGGGTGAAGACATGAACTTAAGTTATATCTATATGGATTCACCCGTCGGGCAGTTGCAACTAGTGGCAAGTAGAGATGCTTTGGTGGCAGTGCTTTGGGATTGTGAAAAGCCCAATCGGGTCAAACTAGCAACCTTGGTGGAAGATCCTGAACATCCCATTCTGAAATTAGCCAAACAACAATTGGAAGAATATTTTACCGGCCAACGTACCAGTTTTGAGGTGCCCCTCGATTTTGCTGGTACGCCATTTCAGAAAAGTGTCTGGCAGGCTTTGTTGAATATTCCGTATGGAGAAACCCGTACCTATCGCGATATTGCGCTGGAAATTGGCAATCCTAAAGCCGTACGTGCCGTAGGTGCTGCCAATGGCCGTAATCCGATTTCGATTATTGCCCCATGTCATCGCGTGATTGGTACTAATGGGACATTGGTGGGTTTTGCAGGCGGTCTGGAGCGTAAAGAAATTCTATTGAATATTGAACAAAATAAGTAAGATAGTTATATCTCAATAAAAATTTATTCCAGCCAAAATGAATCCTGTTCTTGCCCCAGTGATTGAACATTTC is from Acinetobacter sp. ANC 7912 and encodes:
- a CDS encoding class I SAM-dependent methyltransferase, producing the protein MVSEIRLYTEAEQIGKAQHFAAVLSSRGVQVQIETVEKLNARFFRLNPELALCVDADGLWLCANGMKMQPDWKAEVGRLKRASLKSEMIARACNLGEKPNLIDATAGLGHDSLLMAHFGANVTLVERHPILFTLLEDTHLRSQSDAFLNPVVNRIQLVFSDSADYLKLQAEQNAVVDVVYLDPMFPQRDQNQQAPKKQAQVKKQMQLLHMLLPEDGEMDLGDNLLELAQKIGKRVVVKRPRLAIFLAGKQPDHQWQGDACRFDAYFQHELVAD
- a CDS encoding C13 family peptidase produces the protein MIDFKPSINFWHDFKSNQIAGMWLFLGSRRSLQMVRPSILQLVFWGILGGCANSLFSWLSSGRIGEFNSQGLISYALWPFIALIVGIFLSQRVNNPRLMLVPALLWLVLDTHIMLFQCLIQYLGDLDYLPYILYDYIPTLFIILFVWQSLAVVWVFSRELKWPWWERALIMLATLFTLVVWQMSVKDQPIWKVDEQPPSFAEDAFYAQPNLLNKALENIEFGEFAQTHWYFMGVAGASYQDVFQSEIQRIKEQFDTRFGTYGRSIALVNHPATRLEMPIASRTSMEMALRRIGQQMNRESDVLFLYMTSHGLPNEFEMENAPLDLAQVDPKWLRDTLDASGIRWRVIVISSCYSGSFVSALQNENTLVITASAADRQSFGCSNEADYTYFGRAFFDEAMREQSTLKDAFAQAKETVAKWESAQGFEPSEPQWVIGKNMELMLPQLEQRLFPPATTVAQSAVPAAP
- the tsaB gene encoding tRNA (adenosine(37)-N6)-threonylcarbamoyltransferase complex dimerization subunit type 1 TsaB — its product is MKVLALETANEQCSVSVIDDTQELFFQLDARAKAQTQTILPMIEQALQQLGLAISDLTAIAFSRGPGSFSGVRINAAVTQALAWSNDLPVVPVSTLQALAQAAYRLHGLTEVTAVLDARMNEVYIASYKLDEQGIMQPVDEEQLLSYEQGSAAVKFTAVGSGAHLVQADVPEYQDVTATAQDIASIARVAAAAKNWVSAELALPVYLRDNAWKKIPEQGKA
- a CDS encoding undecaprenyl-diphosphate phosphatase encodes the protein MDLLLLLKAAIMGIVEGITEFLPISSTGHLILASELMDFWTKEKSDVFVIAIQMGAIAAVIYEYWARLWGAATGIVSGEPQGRRLGIGLILASIPIVLVGLTFGQTVKELLFNNIAIALGLIIGGLIIIWIEKHPPKIRAKEVEDLTVKDAVWIGLIQVLSLIPGTSRSGATIIGAMFLGVSRKAATEFSFFLGIPVIVGAGLLDLYQSFDVFSGTQDFVVLTVGLLVSFISALLLIRALVAYVAKRDFMIFAWYRIFSGLLILLFAFTGWKLW
- a CDS encoding LrgB family protein translates to MLSILYGFLITLVAYLAAKPCNRVVPKIPVIVFGMIFILLILFVLGVPYEAYMEQTNPLFNRLLGYVTVALAIPLAAMRYDDLPLKAVTGILVFASISAVALPMGLAYLLHMASDDIMAFATRAVTTPIAINIATLLHAPISLVILIVILSGVIGAAFSSIILRHINDERASGLALGLAAHAIGTAQAWQRGSVAGRYAAFGMAVNAVFTALWLPTFILYLQSL
- a CDS encoding 1-acyl-sn-glycerol-3-phosphate acyltransferase, with amino-acid sequence MHPTIENQTPELRGLAKFLLYFRKIAASVAAVSEGFYLVYRYGLYKNPNNPTNTRYVQYFCRKLCKVFNIEIQAHGTIPREPALWVSNHISWLDIAVLGSAARVFFLAKAEIEQWPVLGKLAKSGGTLFIKRGSGDSIKIRDQITEFLKQDIPVLFFPEATTSNGRRIKKVHGRILGAAIEAQRPVQICLICYVNQQGELDMVAPYVDNISFAAHVRRVLEMPKVTAHLMALPEISTEGHTVDSLTHLVQQKMQEGLKTLQNRVLKTPLEDAESVVSVPVQETSS
- the hflX gene encoding ribosome rescue GTPase HflX, translating into MLEDLDAEEFHLLASSAGAEILEHLHVQRLKPDPKFFIGSGKAEEIAEQVEALEADLVIFDHSLTPAQARNLEKVVKCRVVDRTELILDIFAQRARTYEGKLQVELAQLQHMASRLIRSRGNLDSQKGGIGLRGPGETLLETDRRLLRVRMGQLKAKLEKVRQTRMQGRVARQKAAVPTISLVGYTNAGKSTLFNILAKSDVYAADQLFATLDPTLRRLEWEGIGTVVIADTVGFVRNLSHSLVESFKATLEETLEATLLLHVIDSSSPEILEQIEAVETVLKEIGADVPVLRVYNKIDRSGEDAKIIYSKPNQPERVYVSAHTGEGIELLRKAVHEALMGQIQQFDLKLQHAHGKLRNQLYDLNVIQSEHYDEDGQLHLQVRIAPQKLEQIIRQAHLSLEDILGDQAVQFQRPLEEFEIPGKID
- a CDS encoding gamma carbonic anhydrase family protein; the protein is MLYKFQGHSPKALHQPWDGWVAPTATVIGQVEMGKQVSVWFGAVVRGDNCKIHIGDYSNVQENAVLHTDAGIEMHIGNYVTIGHQAMLHGCTIGDNSLIGIQAVILNNVVIGKNCIIGANALIPEGKVIPDNSVVMGSPGKVVKTIDETTVEKLKMSALHYANHFQKFQQLEPVEL
- a CDS encoding CoA pyrophosphatase, with amino-acid sequence MDDRDLTHHLQQRLRFSRRIQPADAAVLIAITNETDPKVLLTRRSAYMTNHAGEVSFPGGKRDPQDTSNIVVALREAYEETALNPFDVHLIGDLPMQKARSGLLVKPVVGLIPPKVELTPQPTEIDRIFFASLRNLLEAKPTPYEVRFAHQSLYFPSMRVENEIVWGLTARMLISLFQYGLDYKKEWPFLLNSPAFKRSKFFKD
- a CDS encoding NUDIX hydrolase, giving the protein MNFCTACGHETTEKVPLGDQKIRNVCTSCGFIHYVNPKVICGALVLWEDKVLLCRRAIEPRYGLWTLPAGYMELFETMEQGAARETREEAEAEVEIEQLYCMYNIPRIGQIYVLFKTQLIEGKFGAGEETIESRLFSEAEIPWADLAFPSVERTLRHYFEDRKTNTFPMHLETLGSRLDHTG